One Paenibacillus sp. FSL H7-0737 DNA segment encodes these proteins:
- a CDS encoding stalk domain-containing protein, with translation MKKSPFNVLKLGVVGLTVVGISAGMLPMNGTAFADAVNTTKPAINAPISAVPISTINNTGIQIKEVILTSSTELLNTNIKVPQIVGMLDTKAQEEINSIILSKAQKDLALWEKDATEAAADAKKAGFEYRPYELHIIYELKENGSDNPSGVISLVVTSQGDTGGTGMPRVDTYNVFNTKQAKRISLSDFFGNDFKEKLNTGILAKINEEPENYFIEDFKGIDEEQGFYIENGEVVILFPKYSIAPGAMGTPEFRFSTHITNNPKLDLSTIATFKNANGVSMVSLRDVANRLGYEIKWNQTSRSAELKKGAQWTNVTLGKDSYFFAKMAPVTLGTAPILKNDTIYVPVKMVTDILRVEIKNG, from the coding sequence ATGAAAAAGAGCCCTTTTAACGTATTGAAGCTTGGTGTAGTCGGATTAACGGTTGTGGGAATAAGCGCTGGCATGTTACCAATGAATGGCACTGCTTTTGCTGATGCAGTGAACACGACTAAGCCTGCCATCAATGCCCCGATTTCAGCTGTACCGATTTCCACCATCAATAACACTGGGATCCAAATCAAAGAAGTAATTCTCACATCTTCAACGGAGCTTCTGAATACAAATATTAAAGTGCCACAGATCGTAGGTATGTTGGACACTAAGGCTCAGGAAGAAATCAACAGTATCATTCTCTCTAAAGCGCAGAAAGACCTTGCTCTTTGGGAAAAGGATGCAACTGAAGCAGCAGCAGACGCTAAAAAGGCTGGTTTCGAGTATCGTCCATATGAGCTACACATTATTTATGAATTAAAAGAAAATGGATCGGATAACCCTTCTGGAGTGATCTCACTTGTTGTTACTTCTCAAGGAGACACTGGTGGAACGGGCATGCCTCGTGTAGATACATACAATGTATTTAATACGAAACAAGCGAAGCGGATTTCCTTGTCAGATTTCTTTGGAAACGACTTTAAGGAAAAGTTGAATACCGGTATCCTTGCGAAGATCAATGAGGAACCTGAGAACTATTTTATTGAGGATTTCAAAGGGATCGACGAAGAACAAGGTTTTTATATTGAAAATGGTGAGGTTGTCATCCTCTTCCCTAAATATAGTATTGCTCCAGGCGCCATGGGAACTCCTGAATTTCGTTTCAGTACCCATATTACGAACAACCCGAAGCTCGATTTAAGTACAATAGCTACATTTAAGAATGCTAATGGGGTTTCAATGGTGTCATTACGAGATGTGGCGAATCGTTTAGGATATGAAATCAAGTGGAATCAAACGTCGCGCTCAGCTGAGCTGAAGAAAGGTGCACAGTGGACAAATGTTACCTTAGGTAAAGATTCTTACTTTTTTGCCAAAATGGCACCTGTCACTTTAGGCACTGCTCCTATCCTAAAGAACGATACGATATACGTTCCGGTTAAAATGGTTACCGATATTTTACGTGTGGAAATTAAGAACGGCTAA
- a CDS encoding CGNR zinc finger domain-containing protein has protein sequence MLWEDFINSYWRDWRTGDKNKDRDELEDPEWIAKWLKKHALLETQLPNTIELEQLKKLRSLLWDWVQAIVQGKSMDGEMLKQLNIYMDKGPVTRRMVWKSAEQAEISLLPLHSGWEQVMAEIAASFAEALLEKEPSRFRICENPDCLWVYYDDTRNRSKRYCDDKACGNLMKVRRFRARKKAEKGSE, from the coding sequence GTGTTGTGGGAGGATTTCATTAATAGTTACTGGCGGGATTGGCGAACAGGAGATAAGAATAAGGATCGGGATGAACTCGAAGATCCGGAGTGGATTGCGAAATGGCTGAAGAAGCATGCTCTGCTAGAAACACAGCTGCCGAATACGATAGAACTGGAACAGCTAAAGAAGCTTCGATCCCTATTATGGGACTGGGTACAGGCTATTGTACAAGGAAAATCGATGGATGGAGAAATGCTAAAGCAGCTCAATATCTATATGGACAAGGGTCCTGTTACGCGGCGAATGGTATGGAAAAGTGCCGAGCAAGCGGAGATTTCATTATTGCCACTACATAGCGGTTGGGAGCAGGTGATGGCGGAGATAGCGGCGTCTTTTGCGGAGGCTTTGCTTGAAAAAGAACCCTCAAGATTCCGTATCTGCGAGAATCCTGATTGTCTCTGGGTGTACTATGATGATACACGTAACCGTTCTAAGCGTTACTGCGATGACAAGGCTTGTGGCAACCTCATGAAGGTGCGGCGGTTCCGGGCGCGGAAGAAGGCTGAAAAGGGTTCGGAGTGA
- a CDS encoding DinB family protein, whose translation MQNKISEVLLQNWDYCMDIEDWAPPLSDALEGVDSKQALWKPEGSTVNSIWETVNHLTYYKVRLLRKLKGLPKQPDAESNDDTFTVTTEGEEAWSKAVADLKDVHAALREIIEALEEGAYDWGGSGHAPGEEVMSLILHDSYHTGQIIMLRKLQGSWVSNRSFN comes from the coding sequence ATGCAAAATAAAATCAGTGAGGTTCTGCTGCAAAATTGGGATTATTGCATGGATATCGAGGATTGGGCCCCGCCATTAAGTGATGCACTGGAAGGTGTGGACAGTAAACAGGCACTTTGGAAGCCAGAGGGGAGTACAGTCAATTCCATCTGGGAGACGGTTAACCATCTAACATATTATAAGGTGCGTTTGCTGCGAAAGTTAAAAGGGTTGCCCAAACAACCTGATGCTGAAAGCAACGATGATACCTTCACTGTAACAACGGAAGGGGAAGAAGCATGGTCGAAGGCCGTTGCAGACCTGAAAGACGTGCACGCTGCTCTTAGAGAAATCATTGAGGCGTTGGAAGAAGGCGCATATGATTGGGGTGGTTCGGGTCATGCCCCAGGGGAAGAGGTAATGAGTCTTATCCTGCATGATTCATACCACACCGGACAAATTATTATGCTTCGTAAACTGCAAGGCTCCTGGGTTTCCAACCGTAGTTTTAATTAG
- a CDS encoding AraC family transcriptional regulator produces MTDISLKPDGFDEQKLFVLPDFMMNELNENPLTNSFYVSDIGCFPRAKFHYRERPQGCDSHILMYCVEGEGWMESHHSKLIQIKERQIAVIPAGTPHRYGASDVNPWTIYWMHLKGTHAAALIQTYAMDVEPLTFTLNLHTQWIEDFEQCYALLSDKPYAMRNHIYVSQCIRHLISHVGLSTMNSEQDKKNERYLEQAIRYMTDRINSSISLPDVAKHMGLSKQHLIYLFNQETGVPPIEFYLRLKMQRASQLLALTDLHIKEISSAIGMQDPYYFSRLFKKIMGCSPTQYRSTPKG; encoded by the coding sequence ATGACAGATATCTCATTAAAGCCGGATGGCTTCGATGAGCAGAAGCTTTTTGTGCTGCCCGATTTCATGATGAATGAATTAAATGAGAATCCGTTAACAAATTCCTTCTATGTAAGTGACATTGGCTGCTTCCCAAGAGCGAAGTTTCATTATCGAGAGCGTCCACAAGGATGTGACTCGCATATTCTTATGTATTGCGTAGAGGGTGAAGGGTGGATGGAGAGTCATCACAGTAAGCTGATCCAAATAAAAGAACGGCAAATAGCTGTCATTCCTGCCGGAACACCCCATCGATATGGTGCTTCAGATGTGAATCCCTGGACGATCTACTGGATGCATCTAAAAGGAACGCATGCCGCTGCGTTGATTCAAACTTATGCCATGGACGTAGAGCCGCTAACCTTTACACTGAACCTTCATACCCAATGGATCGAAGATTTCGAGCAATGTTATGCCCTGTTATCGGATAAGCCTTATGCCATGCGTAATCATATCTATGTGTCTCAGTGCATTCGTCATCTGATCAGCCACGTGGGGTTGAGTACTATGAACTCTGAGCAAGATAAAAAGAACGAACGTTATCTTGAGCAAGCCATTCGCTACATGACGGATCGAATCAACAGCTCCATTTCACTCCCGGATGTAGCGAAGCATATGGGGTTATCGAAGCAGCATCTAATTTATCTATTTAATCAAGAAACCGGGGTTCCCCCGATTGAATTCTATCTGCGCCTCAAAATGCAGCGTGCCAGTCAACTGCTAGCATTAACCGATTTACATATTAAAGAAATCTCTAGTGCTATCGGGATGCAGGACCCCTACTACTTTTCTAGATTGTTCAAAAAAATAATGGGATGCTCGCCGACTCAATATCGAAGCACCCCAAAAGGTTAA
- a CDS encoding tetratricopeptide repeat protein has product MSMKEPSTILTNSVRIWEEMVEIPTYETGEPDKNPMFLEKRVYQGSSGRVYPHPVVDKIMDEKEMKSYQMVMLENEYVRIEIMPEIGGRIYRALDKTNNYDFVYYNRVIKPALVGLTGPWISGGIEFNWPQHHRPNTFGPVEHVITENEDGSATVWVSEIDRMYGTKVTTGFTLHPGKAYLEVTAQLYNRTSEPQTFLWWANPAVAVNDHTQSVFPPDVTAVFDHGKRDVSRFPIATGTYYKMDYSEGVDISRYKNIPVPTSYMAYKSEYNFVGGYDHGVEAGLLHVANHHVSPGKKQWTWGNGEFGQAWDRNLTDEDGPYIELMTGVFTDNQPDFTWLQPYEEKSFTQYFMPYKNIGVVKNASIDAAVNLEVDETLWTATVMAYGTSVFEGAVIELRGQHRTYVKDTVTLSPELTYKSVITLDEVDQPHHLILTVFDVNGNSLISYRPAKPSIEQVPDAAKPLPLPEELKSTEQLYLAGVHLEQYRHATFEPEHYYEEGLRRDASDIRLNVAYGTLLLRRGLFKQAEEHFRTAIRSLTWRNPNPYDSEAYYQLGVVLRLQDRKEESFAAFYKAVWSAAFQDSGYYALSQIACERGAYEEALELATRALARNTRNYKSRHVKTALLRKLGRYSEAITFAEETLKLDIADFGAAHERVLTLTLLGRQEEAAEAQMKLARFMRNDVHNYLNLASDYAGSGLFAEAAQVLEQIRRTSNEPNYPMVHYTLAYVHEKMGREEEATAQLQLAQAASSDYCFPNSLFELQVLESAIACNPLDSKAHYYLGNLFYDKKRTDDAIRHWEQSVALDDRFPTVHRNLALAYYNKRNDAEASLQSLEQAFQCNTNDARVFYELDQLYKKMGVSAQERMARLQQHMELVEERDDLYLEYVTLLNLLSKYEEALSVLLRRQFHPWEGGEGKATGQYVLALVELSKQANQVGQYEEAISLLTRALHYPENLGEGKLDGAQENNVYYELGVAYNGLGKMQEAARHWAIASQGLKEPASAMYYNDQPPEMIFYQGLAWVQLNHPKEANRRFNKLIDFAERHLFDEVKIDYFAVSLPDFLVFEDDLNRRNQIHCLFMMGLGLLGLGKMAEAKERFEEALHLEPNHQGARIHKAMCLES; this is encoded by the coding sequence ATGAGTATGAAAGAGCCTTCTACAATCTTAACGAACAGCGTCCGCATATGGGAGGAAATGGTTGAAATTCCTACCTATGAAACAGGCGAACCCGATAAAAATCCAATGTTCCTCGAGAAGCGAGTCTATCAAGGCAGCTCGGGGCGAGTATATCCACATCCTGTGGTTGATAAAATTATGGATGAGAAAGAAATGAAATCGTATCAGATGGTAATGCTCGAAAATGAATATGTACGCATCGAGATCATGCCTGAAATTGGCGGCCGTATCTATCGTGCTCTGGATAAGACGAACAATTATGATTTTGTTTATTATAATCGCGTGATTAAACCTGCGCTTGTTGGTCTGACAGGACCATGGATTTCAGGTGGAATTGAATTTAACTGGCCGCAGCATCATCGTCCGAACACGTTTGGCCCTGTGGAGCATGTAATTACGGAGAATGAAGATGGCAGTGCAACCGTATGGGTGAGTGAAATTGACCGGATGTATGGAACGAAGGTCACAACGGGCTTCACGCTGCATCCTGGAAAAGCCTATCTCGAAGTTACAGCACAGCTATATAACCGAACTTCGGAGCCACAAACCTTCTTATGGTGGGCAAACCCTGCGGTTGCAGTCAATGACCATACGCAATCGGTGTTTCCACCGGATGTCACAGCCGTATTCGACCATGGTAAGCGTGATGTGTCCAGATTCCCTATTGCAACAGGAACGTATTACAAGATGGACTATTCCGAAGGTGTAGATATTTCGCGCTATAAAAATATTCCTGTTCCTACCTCATACATGGCGTACAAATCCGAATATAATTTCGTGGGTGGCTATGATCATGGGGTTGAAGCGGGTCTGCTTCACGTAGCGAATCACCATGTATCTCCGGGTAAAAAGCAGTGGACTTGGGGGAATGGCGAATTTGGTCAAGCGTGGGACCGTAATTTAACCGATGAGGACGGACCCTACATTGAATTAATGACAGGGGTATTTACGGATAATCAACCCGATTTCACTTGGCTCCAGCCGTATGAAGAGAAGTCATTCACACAATATTTCATGCCATATAAGAACATCGGTGTTGTGAAAAATGCTTCTATTGATGCCGCCGTTAATCTTGAGGTGGATGAGACTTTATGGACTGCCACTGTGATGGCCTATGGAACTTCGGTATTCGAGGGAGCGGTTATTGAACTTAGAGGACAGCATAGAACGTACGTAAAGGATACCGTTACGCTCTCTCCAGAATTAACCTATAAATCCGTCATTACGTTAGATGAAGTGGATCAGCCGCATCACTTAATCCTAACGGTGTTTGATGTGAACGGAAACAGCCTCATATCTTATCGTCCAGCGAAGCCTAGCATTGAACAGGTTCCAGATGCAGCCAAGCCACTTCCACTACCGGAAGAATTAAAAAGCACAGAGCAGTTGTATTTGGCTGGAGTTCACCTGGAGCAATACCGTCATGCCACGTTCGAGCCAGAGCATTATTATGAAGAAGGCTTAAGAAGAGATGCATCCGATATTCGGCTTAATGTGGCTTATGGGACGCTGCTGCTTCGTCGAGGATTGTTTAAGCAAGCGGAAGAACATTTCCGTACAGCTATACGATCGCTGACTTGGCGCAATCCGAATCCATATGATAGTGAAGCGTACTATCAGCTTGGTGTAGTTCTCAGACTGCAGGATCGCAAGGAAGAATCATTTGCTGCCTTCTACAAGGCGGTATGGTCTGCAGCATTCCAAGACAGTGGATACTATGCATTGAGTCAAATTGCTTGTGAACGAGGGGCGTATGAAGAAGCGTTGGAGCTCGCAACTAGAGCTTTGGCACGTAACACAAGAAACTATAAATCAAGACATGTGAAAACAGCACTTTTACGCAAGCTTGGACGTTACTCTGAGGCGATTACATTCGCAGAGGAGACATTGAAACTAGATATCGCGGACTTCGGGGCAGCGCATGAGAGAGTGCTTACGCTTACATTGCTCGGGCGACAAGAGGAAGCAGCTGAGGCTCAGATGAAGCTTGCACGGTTCATGCGAAACGATGTGCATAACTATTTAAATCTAGCTTCCGATTATGCAGGTAGTGGATTGTTCGCGGAAGCTGCACAGGTGTTAGAGCAAATTCGTAGGACATCGAATGAACCCAATTATCCGATGGTGCATTACACATTGGCTTATGTACACGAGAAAATGGGCCGTGAGGAAGAGGCGACAGCGCAGCTTCAGCTTGCTCAAGCAGCATCTTCTGATTATTGCTTCCCGAACAGCTTGTTTGAGCTGCAGGTATTAGAAAGCGCGATTGCCTGCAATCCGCTAGATAGTAAGGCTCATTATTATCTAGGAAATCTATTCTATGATAAAAAACGTACCGACGATGCCATTCGCCATTGGGAGCAATCCGTCGCGCTTGATGATCGTTTCCCGACGGTTCATCGTAACCTTGCGCTTGCTTATTACAATAAGCGTAATGATGCTGAGGCTTCCTTGCAGTCACTTGAACAAGCTTTCCAGTGCAATACGAATGATGCGAGAGTATTCTACGAGCTGGACCAATTGTATAAGAAGATGGGTGTTTCTGCTCAGGAGCGGATGGCAAGACTGCAGCAGCATATGGAGCTGGTGGAGGAGCGGGATGATCTATACCTTGAATATGTGACCCTACTGAATTTGCTTAGCAAGTATGAAGAGGCTTTGTCAGTTCTATTACGACGCCAATTCCATCCATGGGAAGGTGGCGAAGGGAAAGCTACGGGGCAATATGTTTTGGCGCTTGTTGAACTGAGTAAGCAGGCGAATCAGGTAGGCCAATATGAAGAGGCTATCTCATTATTAACACGTGCGCTTCATTATCCAGAGAATTTAGGTGAGGGTAAGCTCGATGGTGCGCAAGAGAATAATGTGTATTACGAGCTTGGTGTGGCTTATAACGGATTAGGCAAGATGCAAGAAGCTGCACGACACTGGGCGATTGCGTCTCAAGGCTTGAAAGAACCAGCCAGCGCGATGTACTACAACGATCAGCCGCCAGAAATGATCTTCTATCAGGGCTTAGCATGGGTACAGCTGAATCATCCGAAGGAAGCGAACCGGCGTTTTAATAAGCTGATCGATTTCGCAGAAAGACATCTCTTTGATGAGGTGAAGATTGATTATTTTGCCGTATCCTTACCTGATTTCCTCGTATTTGAGGATGATCTGAATAGACGCAATCAAATTCATTGCTTGTTCATGATGGGTTTAGGTTTATTAGGCTTAGGGAAAATGGCAGAAGCGAAAGAACGATTTGAAGAAGCGTTGCACTTGGAGCCGAACCATCAGGGAGCTCGAATTCACAAGGCGATGTGCTTGGAATCATAA
- the cmpA gene encoding cortex morphogenetic protein CmpA has protein sequence MPQWLCHQLMKAYYKKDRRQIKLLNECWFFYRNSAESPDSIQRNL, from the coding sequence TTGCCACAGTGGCTCTGCCATCAACTGATGAAAGCTTATTACAAAAAAGACCGCCGTCAGATCAAGCTGCTGAACGAGTGCTGGTTCTTTTATCGTAATTCTGCGGAATCACCGGATTCCATCCAGAGAAATTTATAG
- a CDS encoding SprT family protein has product MSNEELQLWIEQVSRDSFGVPFRHKASFNSRLSSTGGRYFTKSHNIEINPHQLAMFGREETEKIIKHELCHYHLHLAKRGYMHRDTDFKRLLAQVGGSRYCQTLPGAKARKSLPYRYKLICTACAMEYPRKRKVDPKRYRCGKCSGKLKLLALEVQ; this is encoded by the coding sequence ATGAGCAACGAAGAGCTGCAGCTGTGGATTGAGCAGGTATCACGGGACAGCTTTGGCGTACCCTTTAGGCACAAGGCAAGCTTTAACAGCCGATTATCTTCAACAGGCGGTCGATATTTTACCAAGAGCCATAATATAGAGATTAATCCCCATCAGCTTGCTATGTTCGGCAGAGAAGAGACGGAGAAGATTATAAAACACGAGCTCTGTCATTATCATCTGCATTTGGCGAAGCGAGGGTATATGCATCGTGACACTGATTTCAAAAGACTGCTGGCACAAGTCGGCGGGAGTCGCTATTGTCAGACATTGCCGGGTGCGAAAGCTCGAAAGTCACTCCCTTACCGGTACAAGCTGATCTGTACAGCATGTGCTATGGAGTATCCGCGTAAGCGAAAAGTAGACCCAAAGCGCTACCGCTGCGGCAAATGTTCGGGTAAGCTGAAGCTGCTAGCGCTGGAAGTCCAGTAA
- a CDS encoding pentapeptide repeat-containing protein: MKFKMDSPKISDPDALLPEQIYSLQTKDEFSRCSISDTVIDNQEANKVSFDQVVFKNVTIIESSLTGIELMDVIFERCDLSNVDFTNAIVHRTEFRNCKLIGTDFTRGRFQNVRVVDCIGDFATFRMANLKQVAFENSSLMSSDYYQSNFQKVSFSECNIDQATLSGSKLNGIDLSDCEFSGLIVDIQDLEGCIISPQQAVSFVGLMGLVIK, encoded by the coding sequence ATGAAATTCAAAATGGATTCACCAAAAATATCAGATCCAGACGCTCTACTCCCTGAGCAAATATACTCGCTGCAAACCAAAGATGAATTCAGTCGTTGCAGCATAAGCGATACAGTTATTGATAATCAAGAGGCGAATAAAGTCAGCTTTGATCAAGTGGTTTTTAAAAATGTTACGATTATCGAGTCGTCCTTAACTGGGATTGAACTGATGGATGTAATTTTTGAGCGATGCGATCTATCCAATGTGGATTTTACGAATGCAATTGTTCATCGAACCGAATTCAGGAACTGCAAACTCATCGGTACGGATTTCACAAGAGGCAGATTCCAGAATGTTCGCGTGGTCGATTGTATCGGAGATTTCGCAACATTTCGAATGGCTAATCTGAAGCAGGTTGCTTTTGAGAATAGTTCATTGATGAGCTCTGATTACTACCAATCGAATTTCCAGAAAGTCAGCTTCAGCGAATGTAATATTGATCAAGCCACATTGTCAGGATCAAAGCTTAACGGGATCGATCTTAGTGACTGCGAGTTTAGTGGCTTGATCGTGGATATACAAGATTTGGAGGGATGTATCATTTCGCCTCAGCAAGCTGTTTCCTTTGTTGGATTGATGGGTCTGGTTATAAAATAA